Proteins found in one Brevibacillus brevis genomic segment:
- a CDS encoding peptidylprolyl isomerase — MKRSVAILSSAVLVVALMSGCGGKAEEAKQETKTPANQTDGSNQAANDPLVQFPKLTLPYAADQKAVVVEYQGGTVTGKEFEEFLRVINFMNPQQGTMIEMADSNSLKAFAREYTATKVLASRSDDAMKKESKELAEKTFEKIKTQYMGFLGKDEAKFTKLMEGQGVTKDMIVNQMDLINQSINVMKKNIDDATLKQTYDQMDKASRTVASVRHILISTEKRTPEEALKISNDLEARLKKGEDFAKLATEFTDDPGSKQSGGLYENADVTQWVPEFKEASLTQKVGEVGPPVKTNFGYHIIKVENRKEKTFDEMKEQLRASSLEKAYDTFGKNELDKLITKFNIPQSKNDAPAKK; from the coding sequence ATGAAACGTTCTGTAGCGATTCTATCTTCGGCTGTTCTGGTCGTGGCACTCATGTCTGGTTGCGGCGGAAAAGCAGAAGAAGCGAAACAAGAAACAAAAACTCCAGCGAATCAGACAGATGGCAGCAATCAAGCTGCTAACGATCCTTTGGTACAATTCCCTAAACTCACTCTGCCTTACGCAGCAGACCAGAAAGCGGTCGTTGTGGAGTATCAAGGAGGAACTGTAACAGGAAAAGAGTTCGAAGAGTTCCTGCGTGTCATTAACTTCATGAACCCACAACAAGGTACCATGATTGAAATGGCTGATAGCAACTCACTGAAGGCTTTTGCTCGTGAGTATACAGCTACCAAGGTTTTGGCTAGCCGTTCCGACGATGCCATGAAAAAAGAGTCCAAAGAACTCGCTGAGAAAACTTTCGAGAAAATCAAAACGCAGTACATGGGCTTTTTGGGCAAGGATGAAGCTAAGTTCACCAAGCTCATGGAAGGCCAAGGCGTAACCAAGGATATGATCGTCAATCAGATGGACCTGATCAACCAGTCCATCAATGTAATGAAAAAGAATATCGATGATGCTACGCTGAAGCAAACCTATGATCAAATGGACAAAGCTTCCCGTACGGTTGCTTCTGTTCGCCACATTCTGATCTCTACCGAAAAGCGCACACCAGAAGAGGCGTTGAAAATCTCCAACGACTTGGAAGCGCGCCTGAAAAAGGGTGAAGACTTCGCGAAGCTGGCAACAGAATTCACAGATGACCCAGGCAGCAAGCAGTCTGGGGGCTTGTACGAAAATGCGGATGTAACGCAATGGGTGCCAGAATTTAAAGAAGCATCCCTGACACAAAAAGTCGGTGAAGTTGGCCCGCCAGTAAAAACTAATTTTGGTTACCATATTATTAAGGTCGAGAATCGCAAAGAAAAGACCTTTGATGAGATGAAAGAACAGCTCCGCGCAAGTTCTTTGGAGAAAGCGTACGATACTTTCGGCAAGAACGAGCTGGACAAGCTCATTACGAAATTCAACATCCCGCAGTCCAAAAATGATGCTCCGGCAAAGAAATAA
- the spoVT gene encoding stage V sporulation protein T, translating to MKATGIVRRIDDLGRVVIPKEIRRTLRIREGDPLEIFVDRDGEVILKKYSPIGELGDFAKEYADSLYESMNHTVLISDRDTVIAVAGASKKEYLEKPIGSIVEKCLEERKTRLEKNAGSYEICRDLNEAMGSFVIAPIVAGGDPIGSVILLNKNESTKMSDLEIKMSETAAGFLAKQMEQ from the coding sequence ATGAAAGCAACTGGTATCGTTCGTCGAATTGACGACCTCGGTCGGGTCGTGATTCCTAAGGAGATTCGTCGTACACTGCGCATTCGTGAGGGCGACCCGCTTGAGATTTTTGTGGATCGTGACGGAGAAGTCATTCTCAAAAAGTATTCACCGATTGGAGAGTTGGGTGATTTTGCAAAAGAATACGCCGACTCTTTGTATGAAAGCATGAATCATACCGTACTGATTTCAGACAGGGATACTGTCATTGCGGTGGCAGGGGCCTCCAAAAAGGAATACTTGGAGAAACCAATTGGTAGCATTGTTGAGAAATGCTTGGAGGAAAGAAAGACCAGACTGGAGAAAAACGCAGGCTCTTATGAAATTTGTCGTGATTTGAACGAGGCGATGGGCTCGTTCGTCATCGCACCGATTGTTGCAGGAGGCGATCCAATCGGGTCCGTGATCCTCCTCAACAAAAACGAGTCAACCAAGATGAGTGATTTGGAGATCAAAATGTCGGAAACAGCGGCCGGTTTCCTGGCAAAGCAGATGGAGCAGTAG
- a CDS encoding putative polysaccharide biosynthesis protein gives MAQEKASVQFVKGAAILGIAGLVSKLLGAVYRIPYQNIAGDIGLYVYMQVYPLYTALLILATAGFPIAISKIVSERVAVGDAIGARRAFRVASISLVVLGIFFFLLLYGGAPIIASMMGDEHLITPLRAVAWSLPLVPMVAILRGYFQGHQNMMPTGVSQVAEQFIRVIFILVASFWAMNVYQDPYLAGTGAVFAAFPGAIAAILVLLWYWRADKKMGQLSVGQVQQSAAKPWTNRQILRHLLTYAVPICMGALVLPLVPLVDSMTVVNMLQWSGTPEDLAKLLKGAFDRGQPLIQFGTFFATSLSLALVPAISEAVAQRQHQLISHRSEVAIRLTFLLGLPASFGLALLAEPINVMLYGDSNGTEALAVQSFTILFATVSIASAGILQGLGRVMRPARNLFIGVLVKLILNLALVPFWGISGAAVSTVLAYLVAMGLNVLAVIKYTGAHIGFRQTVKRPFVSVVVMSIVVLIVEWLANTVLGSAGLSNRLFYTLVGLIAVGSGALVYLLALLKTGGLRRNDIQFLPKGKRIASLLTKYKLLPAEKARMNEKEA, from the coding sequence ATGGCTCAAGAAAAGGCTTCCGTTCAATTTGTGAAAGGCGCGGCGATACTTGGAATTGCCGGTCTTGTCTCCAAGCTTTTAGGCGCTGTATACCGCATCCCATACCAAAACATTGCCGGAGATATCGGCTTGTACGTATATATGCAAGTATACCCGCTGTACACCGCGTTGTTGATTCTAGCGACGGCGGGTTTCCCCATTGCCATCTCCAAGATCGTCTCAGAGCGCGTCGCTGTCGGAGATGCGATCGGGGCGCGCAGGGCGTTTCGAGTAGCCAGTATATCGCTGGTCGTTCTCGGGATCTTTTTCTTCTTACTGTTATATGGAGGGGCACCTATTATTGCCAGTATGATGGGTGATGAGCATTTGATTACCCCGCTCCGAGCAGTGGCTTGGTCACTGCCATTGGTGCCGATGGTTGCGATCTTGCGCGGCTATTTTCAAGGGCATCAAAATATGATGCCGACTGGCGTCTCTCAGGTCGCTGAGCAGTTCATTCGCGTGATTTTCATTCTGGTTGCTTCATTCTGGGCGATGAACGTGTATCAGGACCCTTACCTGGCTGGTACAGGTGCCGTTTTTGCTGCTTTTCCAGGTGCCATTGCTGCTATTCTCGTCTTGCTTTGGTATTGGAGAGCGGACAAAAAGATGGGGCAGCTGTCCGTCGGTCAAGTTCAGCAATCGGCAGCGAAACCATGGACCAATCGTCAAATACTGCGTCATCTCTTGACCTATGCCGTTCCGATTTGTATGGGCGCATTGGTTCTGCCGCTTGTTCCGCTTGTAGACTCGATGACCGTCGTCAATATGTTGCAATGGAGCGGGACCCCGGAGGATTTGGCCAAGCTTTTGAAAGGTGCATTTGACCGTGGTCAGCCACTCATTCAGTTTGGTACATTCTTCGCCACGTCCTTGTCGCTAGCATTAGTGCCTGCGATCAGTGAAGCCGTTGCCCAGCGTCAGCATCAATTGATCTCTCACCGTTCCGAAGTCGCGATTCGACTGACCTTCCTGTTGGGATTGCCTGCCTCCTTTGGACTTGCTCTGTTGGCGGAGCCGATCAACGTCATGCTCTATGGAGACAGCAACGGTACTGAGGCCCTCGCTGTACAGTCCTTCACGATTCTTTTCGCTACGGTGAGTATTGCCAGCGCGGGTATTTTGCAAGGCTTGGGACGTGTAATGCGACCTGCCCGCAACCTGTTTATTGGTGTACTGGTAAAGCTCATCCTCAATCTCGCGCTCGTCCCGTTCTGGGGTATCTCTGGTGCAGCAGTGTCCACCGTTTTAGCTTATTTAGTCGCCATGGGACTAAACGTTCTAGCGGTCATCAAATACACGGGAGCACACATCGGATTCCGCCAAACGGTGAAAAGGCCATTCGTGTCTGTCGTGGTGATGTCGATTGTCGTGCTGATTGTGGAGTGGCTCGCTAATACAGTGCTCGGCAGTGCCGGACTTTCAAATCGTTTGTTCTATACGCTGGTAGGCTTGATTGCTGTCGGTTCAGGAGCATTGGTCTATTTGCTGGCGCTTTTGAAAACAGGCGGACTCAGGAGAAACGATATTCAATTTTTGCCAAAAGGAAAGCGAATTGCTTCGCTGTTAACGAAATACAAGCTCCTCCCAGCGGAGAAAGCAAGAATGAACGAAAAGGAGGCGTGA
- the mazG gene encoding nucleoside triphosphate pyrophosphohydrolase yields the protein MKNKTITVVGLGAGDLDQLPYGIYRTLRAAKQLYLRTKEHPVVAELIAEGITIESFDDVYEQHDTFSDVYTDIVERLFSRVNEAGSLVYAVPGHPLVAERTVQLLLAEGPNRGVEIEIGGGQSFIDPLFARLHIDPIEGFSLLDGTALAAHQVSPGLHTIIAQVYDAFVASDVKLTLMEVLPDDYEVTVATAVGVAGQEIIETVPLYELDRLDHFGNLSLVYVPPTKDEKVSYRQFSYLKEIVAILRSPDGCPWDREQTHQSIRKNLIEETYEVLETIDDDDPDAMCEELGDLLMQIMLHSQMAAEDGYFSVDDVVATLNEKLVRRHPHVFGEKSANDSEEALANWQEIKAQEKAAKGIDVTVQSQLAGVPRDLPALMYAYKLQKKAAQVGFDWDDIADVYKKVEEEYRELQEASEEERAGELGDLLFAVVNLARFLGLDPEEALALTNNKFKKRFSYIESKLQEAGRTFEQTDLQEMDKWWEEAKHETR from the coding sequence ATGAAGAATAAGACCATTACCGTAGTCGGTCTTGGTGCCGGGGATTTGGACCAACTCCCTTATGGCATCTATCGTACGCTCAGAGCTGCCAAACAGCTGTATTTGCGCACGAAAGAGCATCCAGTTGTAGCCGAGTTGATCGCAGAAGGCATCACGATTGAGTCCTTTGACGACGTATATGAGCAGCACGATACATTTTCCGATGTGTACACCGATATTGTGGAGCGGCTTTTTTCACGGGTAAACGAAGCGGGCAGTCTTGTTTATGCCGTGCCAGGTCATCCTTTGGTGGCGGAACGTACTGTGCAGCTGTTGTTGGCAGAGGGACCAAACCGTGGCGTAGAAATCGAAATTGGCGGCGGACAGAGCTTTATCGATCCGTTGTTTGCCCGCCTACATATCGACCCGATCGAGGGATTCTCTTTGCTGGATGGGACCGCACTCGCTGCTCATCAAGTATCACCGGGTCTGCATACGATTATCGCGCAAGTGTACGATGCGTTTGTGGCCTCTGATGTAAAGCTGACCTTGATGGAAGTGCTGCCGGACGATTACGAGGTGACGGTAGCGACAGCCGTAGGGGTAGCGGGGCAAGAAATCATTGAGACAGTGCCGTTGTATGAACTGGACAGACTCGATCATTTCGGGAATTTGTCTCTGGTGTATGTACCCCCGACGAAGGACGAGAAGGTATCGTACCGCCAATTCTCCTACTTGAAGGAGATCGTGGCGATCCTGCGCAGTCCGGATGGATGCCCGTGGGATCGCGAGCAAACACATCAAAGCATCCGCAAAAACTTGATTGAAGAGACATACGAGGTTCTGGAGACGATCGACGACGATGATCCAGATGCGATGTGTGAGGAGCTGGGTGATTTGTTGATGCAAATCATGCTCCATTCGCAGATGGCAGCCGAAGACGGATATTTTTCGGTAGATGATGTTGTCGCGACGTTGAATGAAAAGCTGGTTCGTCGTCACCCGCACGTATTCGGGGAAAAGAGCGCGAATGATTCCGAGGAAGCGCTGGCGAATTGGCAGGAAATCAAAGCACAGGAAAAAGCAGCAAAAGGCATCGATGTAACGGTTCAATCACAGTTGGCGGGAGTACCGCGCGACTTGCCAGCACTGATGTATGCGTACAAGCTGCAGAAGAAAGCAGCCCAAGTCGGCTTTGACTGGGACGATATTGCAGATGTGTACAAAAAGGTAGAAGAGGAATACCGCGAGCTGCAAGAAGCATCAGAGGAAGAACGCGCTGGCGAGTTGGGTGATTTGCTATTTGCGGTAGTCAATCTGGCGCGCTTCCTCGGGCTCGATCCGGAGGAAGCCCTCGCATTGACCAACAACAAGTTCAAGAAGCGCTTTTCCTATATTGAAAGCAAGCTGCAAGAAGCGGGCCGTACCTTTGAGCAGACGGACCTGCAAGAGATGGACAAATGGTGGGAGGAAGCCAAACATGAGACTCGATAA
- a CDS encoding RNA-binding S4 domain-containing protein, translated as MRLDKYLKVSRLIKRRTLAKEVCDKQRVEINDRPAKASSNVKIGDKLAIRFGQKIVSVKVEDIKENPRKEEAASLYTVIGEVPVPRDEKEEDAYLKG; from the coding sequence ATGAGACTCGATAAATATTTGAAAGTGTCTCGACTGATCAAGCGACGCACGCTTGCAAAAGAAGTGTGCGACAAACAGCGTGTGGAAATCAACGATCGTCCTGCAAAGGCGTCCAGTAACGTGAAAATCGGCGACAAGCTGGCAATCCGCTTCGGACAAAAAATCGTGTCGGTAAAAGTAGAGGACATCAAAGAAAACCCGCGCAAGGAAGAAGCGGCTTCGCTGTATACCGTCATCGGCGAAGTTCCCGTTCCGCGTGATGAAAAAGAAGAAGACGCCTACCTCAAAGGGTAA
- a CDS encoding GDYXXLXY domain-containing protein yields the protein MQQNGVRTGYFLSISLLLSSILYFFASNWPLMVREQKIGVSVAILVLFYVLSYGLRFIKRHSFLSNWLLVAGGLAFGISVALLGQIYNSHADSYMLFVVWLIPNLLFAIFTRYQPFYVISYVLAHLAIYFFLHPSVIHVAREDEWWFMIFWLIALGNMVLFWLTSTGKWHSKPICYLSFLTFSLSLFGSSFTEVYGPLPEVLYVLTGGILFVTFLKWVPSRGFLIVTASLLSLFVLVNFISYMVKYFSESFFVLMLLLTVLIVWGAVAGINWLRKESAHQKSKWVVFFQEAFTVLVTTIAASIGAISIAGLLFLLIEEETVIDLLFFLSLIGFIGPVVFMSRMNATVRYTLLTMGYILGVGSVLFLEGAYWIVFLLVLLYVWKAVSAIPARLLTQLTFLVVLATKLNEYLPSFEYVLLIIFVAQLAMYYVKQLPVVLQNSSLVYALLSLLILTEEGFQSGSMDVVVNLAFFTVSTYLLYRTLHQQNKVRFGIVLGFWFAFLLMKYYDMLWSLLHKSLSLLLLSLVFFIATLWWDRRAKIEWPKSEPPLFVKKALVLLPVILLQFALIGYQVWSSETILANGKTVKLELVPIDPRSLLQGDYVRLGYTISTLDHVQVDSGDKIRVVLRQQANGLHSYSGFYELNGRWNRAYDPQPADVIINGSTIGGDRVEYGIESYFVPEGTGLDVERNAKYAIVKIGEKGDAILESLSNQ from the coding sequence ATGCAACAAAATGGGGTTCGAACGGGTTACTTTTTGTCCATTTCGCTTCTGTTATCATCTATCCTATACTTTTTTGCTTCGAACTGGCCGCTTATGGTCAGGGAACAAAAAATCGGCGTCAGTGTGGCAATCCTCGTTCTTTTTTATGTATTATCCTATGGACTGCGTTTCATCAAACGACATTCGTTTTTGAGCAATTGGCTACTGGTGGCTGGAGGCTTGGCTTTTGGCATCAGTGTGGCTTTGTTGGGGCAAATATACAATTCACATGCCGACAGCTATATGCTGTTCGTCGTATGGCTCATACCGAATTTGCTGTTCGCGATTTTCACGCGCTATCAGCCATTCTATGTCATCAGCTATGTCCTTGCTCATTTGGCGATTTACTTCTTTCTCCATCCATCCGTCATTCATGTAGCGCGTGAAGACGAGTGGTGGTTCATGATTTTTTGGTTGATTGCGTTGGGGAATATGGTCCTGTTTTGGTTAACCTCTACGGGGAAATGGCATTCCAAGCCGATTTGCTACTTATCGTTTCTGACGTTTTCTCTCAGCCTTTTCGGTTCATCCTTCACCGAAGTATATGGTCCGCTCCCTGAGGTTTTATATGTCCTGACGGGCGGGATTCTGTTTGTTACGTTTTTAAAATGGGTGCCGAGTCGCGGGTTTCTGATTGTGACGGCCTCGCTGCTCTCGCTGTTTGTACTTGTTAATTTTATATCCTATATGGTGAAGTATTTCTCAGAGAGCTTCTTTGTTTTGATGCTGCTGCTGACTGTACTCATTGTTTGGGGAGCAGTTGCAGGGATTAATTGGCTGCGCAAGGAATCAGCGCATCAAAAAAGCAAATGGGTGGTGTTTTTTCAAGAGGCATTCACGGTTCTCGTCACCACTATCGCCGCATCCATTGGAGCTATATCGATAGCAGGTCTGCTTTTTCTACTCATTGAAGAAGAAACAGTAATTGATTTGCTGTTTTTCCTTTCATTAATTGGCTTTATTGGTCCTGTAGTGTTTATGAGCCGGATGAATGCAACGGTACGATATACGTTGCTCACAATGGGGTATATATTGGGTGTCGGTTCTGTTCTGTTTTTAGAAGGAGCGTACTGGATCGTTTTCCTGTTGGTACTGTTATACGTCTGGAAAGCTGTCTCTGCCATTCCGGCGCGGCTTTTGACACAGCTGACTTTTTTAGTCGTCCTGGCTACGAAGCTGAATGAGTACCTGCCGTCCTTTGAATATGTACTCTTGATCATCTTTGTTGCGCAGCTGGCGATGTATTACGTAAAGCAATTGCCGGTCGTTTTGCAAAATAGCTCGTTGGTGTACGCCTTACTCTCGCTTTTGATCCTGACGGAGGAAGGGTTTCAATCGGGCTCCATGGATGTAGTCGTGAATTTGGCTTTTTTCACAGTCAGCACGTATTTGCTGTACCGGACATTGCATCAGCAAAATAAGGTGAGATTCGGAATCGTGCTCGGTTTCTGGTTTGCCTTTCTCCTCATGAAGTACTACGACATGCTATGGAGCTTGCTGCACAAGTCACTGAGCCTGCTTCTGCTCAGCCTGGTGTTTTTTATCGCTACTCTGTGGTGGGATCGAAGGGCAAAAATCGAGTGGCCGAAAAGCGAGCCTCCCCTTTTCGTGAAAAAAGCGCTTGTGTTGCTTCCTGTCATTTTGCTGCAATTTGCTTTGATTGGCTATCAAGTATGGAGCAGTGAGACAATACTGGCCAACGGAAAAACAGTGAAGCTGGAGCTAGTCCCAATCGATCCGCGTTCGTTGCTCCAAGGTGATTACGTCAGACTTGGCTACACCATATCTACATTGGACCATGTACAGGTTGACTCAGGGGATAAGATTCGAGTCGTACTCCGCCAACAAGCAAATGGCTTGCACAGCTACAGTGGCTTTTATGAGCTTAATGGTCGATGGAATCGGGCCTACGATCCTCAGCCAGCGGATGTGATCATCAATGGAAGCACAATCGGTGGCGATCGAGTGGAATATGGCATAGAAAGCTATTTTGTCCCAGAAGGAACCGGACTTGATGTCGAGCGGAATGCCAAATACGCGATCGTAAAAATTGGCGAGAAAGGCGATGCCATTCTGGAGAGCCTGTCGAACCAGTAG
- a CDS encoding copper amine oxidase N-terminal domain-containing protein: protein MNKSVNKGISVLLATAVLASPLMLEPKAAYALSIEDVSADSTRADEETEYTIEFEINKDLSSGDSIFVRFPSEYSVDKKLKKSDVTLEDDDDDEISIDSVYVSKNVVEIEVDEKIKKGTVLTLTIDNITNPEDKGSYEIEVKTSSETSYKGDKITIGKSSSSSSSSSKGDFEASHSSKNAEDTISLTLGKFNLSSKSKLKEGKYIYVNFPSKDMLPKSISKSDVKVNGYKPDYVSILDSDSIRIEIPSGADGDSYIKLEFTSSAGIVNPSKPDKYYSYEVEYDSKEYKSKDVEITNTSNTPFTVSLSDSSAGARTSYTFDMDLSSKLGSNVEIEVEFPSGVTVPPILTSNNVTVNGAQVTNVSVLGNKVYFRTPYGFTSTNRASIKFAFEGYLTTPRTAGTYTVTAKVDNKTYKSKEFQVSGVTPPVAVDNTLATVGLTRATASTPAGISIGIKAMGAPIVRNQSFIEVVLPVGFRVPAYLPANTVTVNGVAASFVGVRGQNLIIIPAQDIPAKTAAQVNIAETAGIVNPATPGVYSIGVYNSEERGLLFSRPATIVSLNGVSFKQSVASFTKAGKTTGLAVAPYTVNGNTLMPTTFFRDALGFSISYTKTTAKVVSGNTVMQFKVGSNVATVNGKNVTLPAAVQLKNNVPTLPLKTITERTGYKIIYVNGNYTVYK, encoded by the coding sequence TTGAACAAAAGCGTAAACAAAGGGATCTCAGTGCTGCTGGCCACTGCGGTACTGGCAAGTCCATTGATGCTCGAGCCAAAAGCGGCTTATGCTCTCTCTATCGAGGATGTTTCTGCAGACAGTACACGTGCGGACGAGGAAACAGAATATACGATTGAGTTTGAAATCAATAAGGACCTATCATCGGGAGACAGTATTTTCGTTAGATTCCCATCCGAATATTCGGTCGACAAAAAATTGAAAAAATCGGACGTCACATTAGAAGATGATGACGATGACGAAATTTCGATCGACAGCGTATATGTAAGCAAGAATGTGGTCGAGATCGAAGTCGATGAGAAGATCAAAAAAGGTACCGTACTTACACTGACCATTGATAATATCACCAACCCGGAAGACAAGGGCAGCTACGAAATCGAAGTAAAAACAAGTTCGGAAACCAGCTACAAGGGCGACAAGATAACAATCGGCAAATCTTCGTCTAGCAGCAGTAGCAGCAGCAAGGGTGACTTCGAGGCTTCCCATAGCAGTAAAAATGCCGAGGACACCATCTCCTTAACGCTCGGAAAATTTAATCTCTCTTCGAAAAGCAAGCTGAAAGAGGGCAAATACATTTATGTCAATTTCCCCTCCAAGGACATGCTGCCAAAGAGCATCAGCAAATCTGATGTGAAGGTAAACGGGTACAAACCGGATTACGTCTCGATTCTCGACAGCGACTCGATTCGAATTGAGATTCCGAGTGGTGCAGACGGAGATAGCTACATAAAGCTGGAGTTTACCTCTTCTGCGGGGATTGTAAACCCGTCGAAGCCAGACAAGTACTATTCGTATGAAGTTGAATATGACAGCAAGGAATACAAGTCAAAAGATGTAGAGATTACAAACACAAGCAATACGCCATTCACCGTTTCTTTGTCGGACAGTTCAGCGGGGGCGCGTACGAGCTATACGTTTGATATGGATCTTTCCTCCAAGCTGGGGTCGAACGTAGAAATCGAGGTCGAATTCCCAAGTGGGGTAACCGTGCCGCCGATTCTTACCAGCAACAACGTCACCGTAAACGGTGCTCAAGTGACGAATGTAAGCGTGTTGGGGAATAAGGTTTATTTCCGCACACCTTACGGATTCACTAGTACGAATCGTGCGAGCATCAAGTTTGCATTCGAAGGCTACTTGACCACTCCGAGAACAGCGGGAACGTATACCGTGACGGCTAAAGTCGACAACAAGACCTATAAGTCGAAGGAATTTCAAGTTTCCGGAGTGACTCCACCAGTCGCGGTGGATAATACATTGGCAACAGTTGGGCTGACGAGAGCGACTGCCTCTACTCCTGCTGGTATTTCAATCGGCATCAAAGCAATGGGTGCTCCGATTGTTCGCAATCAGAGCTTCATTGAGGTCGTACTCCCAGTTGGATTCCGTGTTCCAGCCTACTTGCCAGCGAACACAGTAACGGTAAACGGTGTGGCCGCTAGCTTTGTTGGTGTACGCGGACAAAATCTGATTATTATTCCTGCCCAGGATATTCCGGCAAAAACAGCAGCTCAGGTCAATATCGCCGAGACAGCTGGCATTGTGAATCCGGCTACTCCAGGTGTGTACAGCATTGGCGTCTACAACTCCGAGGAGAGAGGACTGCTATTCTCCCGTCCGGCGACCATCGTGTCGCTGAATGGCGTGAGCTTCAAGCAGAGCGTCGCTTCCTTTACGAAGGCTGGTAAAACAACCGGACTCGCAGTGGCACCGTATACCGTAAATGGCAACACGCTAATGCCAACTACGTTTTTCCGTGATGCCCTCGGATTTTCAATCAGCTACACCAAAACAACTGCAAAAGTTGTGAGCGGCAATACAGTCATGCAATTCAAGGTCGGTTCAAACGTAGCGACCGTCAATGGCAAAAATGTAACACTACCTGCAGCGGTTCAGCTGAAAAACAACGTTCCTACCCTGCCTCTAAAAACCATCACGGAGCGTACCGGTTACAAAATCATCTATGTGAACGGGAACTACACTGTTTACAAGTAA
- the yabP gene encoding sporulation protein YabP produces MNDHTRRPRHEVVMINRRSLAISGVKNVESFDSEEFLLETDGGFLTIRGQNLHMKNLSLETGEVAIEGLVHEMAYLEQGQAGDRSRGFFGKLFK; encoded by the coding sequence ATGAACGATCACACGAGACGGCCACGTCATGAAGTCGTGATGATTAATCGTCGCAGCTTAGCGATTTCGGGAGTAAAAAACGTCGAAAGCTTTGACAGCGAAGAATTCCTCTTGGAGACGGACGGCGGCTTTTTAACCATACGAGGCCAAAACCTGCATATGAAAAATCTGAGTCTGGAAACCGGAGAAGTAGCGATCGAGGGGCTTGTTCACGAGATGGCCTATCTGGAGCAAGGGCAGGCCGGCGATCGGTCGAGAGGATTCTTCGGCAAGTTATTCAAGTGA
- the yabQ gene encoding spore cortex biosynthesis protein YabQ, translated as MNIAIQLQTVLAMSMCGALMGMGFDTYHVFKGKARLPLWLVFFFDILFWVGSMGAVFLILVKVNDGIIRFPIFFGMIFGAWLYFLIGSKKYILFLHRVIKFCQWFYRTVVKIIDILLVRPVLFLFRVIIMVLTFLYSVLLAILGFLWKVTRFVTSPFARWGQHLGKKMYGKTTGFWTNWKNWFHSKKKRE; from the coding sequence GTGAACATCGCCATTCAGTTGCAGACGGTATTGGCCATGTCGATGTGTGGTGCCCTGATGGGTATGGGATTCGATACGTACCATGTATTTAAGGGCAAGGCCAGGCTGCCACTCTGGTTGGTCTTTTTCTTTGACATCCTTTTTTGGGTGGGCAGTATGGGCGCTGTCTTCTTGATTTTGGTGAAAGTGAACGACGGGATTATTCGGTTTCCGATATTTTTTGGAATGATATTTGGCGCGTGGTTGTATTTCTTAATAGGTAGTAAGAAGTATATCCTTTTCTTGCACCGCGTGATAAAATTCTGTCAGTGGTTTTACCGTACGGTCGTAAAAATTATAGACATCCTGCTAGTACGTCCTGTGCTCTTTCTTTTCCGGGTGATCATCATGGTGCTGACATTTTTGTATTCCGTGTTGCTCGCGATCCTCGGCTTTTTGTGGAAAGTGACGCGTTTTGTCACCTCTCCTTTTGCCAGATGGGGTCAACATTTGGGGAAAAAAATGTATGGAAAAACAACAGGATTTTGGACCAATTGGAAGAATTGGTTTCACTCAAAGAAAAAGCGGGAGTAG
- a CDS encoding FtsB family cell division protein, protein MKEARTSSINRKGQRRRMRLFFFVILCFFVWTSYTLFLQSGELSKKEAELEVLKQESAVLQQKQDDLTYEASRLNDQEYLAELVRKRILFTKQGESIYIIPD, encoded by the coding sequence ATGAAGGAAGCAAGAACCTCTTCCATTAACCGAAAAGGGCAAAGAAGGCGAATGCGTCTTTTTTTCTTTGTGATCCTGTGCTTTTTCGTCTGGACTAGCTATACCTTGTTTTTGCAAAGTGGCGAGTTGTCCAAGAAGGAGGCAGAGCTGGAAGTCTTGAAGCAAGAATCAGCGGTCTTGCAGCAAAAGCAAGACGATCTGACCTATGAAGCAAGCCGGCTAAACGATCAGGAGTACTTGGCAGAGCTGGTACGTAAGCGAATTTTGTTTACCAAGCAAGGCGAAAGCATCTATATCATTCCGGATTGA